From Psychroflexus torquis ATCC 700755, the proteins below share one genomic window:
- a CDS encoding phospholipase D-like domain-containing protein, with amino-acid sequence MVIESLFENISARLKQELWKADKSIYIAMAWFTNVDIFNVIKNKARSGCTIKIIVNDDDINKSTIDFDKFNEDNLEIFKVKSIGNLMHHKFCVIDNKTVISGSYNWSNKADSNFENIIINQNDNVLASQFINEFNNILRKHFPDHTINKADDPFDKIILRMEILKNQILLGDSNELKNNLVIIEEYNKTSNINLDKLIDLIKKKKYTRANIEIQDFISNSRKLVSFNNPIISSLELEIKYLENQLTAFESERIELEKIILEFQNRHAIELGEIILEILKLKKNKHRNNQEKFKQAERDEERYQEQYNFEKKNEIIKLSNEQKSEIKKKFRKATFLCHPDKVNDEFKELAEEYFVKLKSAYDLNDLGRVCEILSELESNNFLKLNSEKITEVDLLNLKTSKLKRQIEHIQNEIISIKKSKTYQIVYQIKDWDEYFQETKLKLKNELDYLNKEISNS; translated from the coding sequence ATGGTTATAGAGTCTTTATTTGAAAATATATCTGCAAGGTTAAAGCAAGAATTGTGGAAAGCTGATAAAAGCATTTATATAGCTATGGCTTGGTTTACAAATGTTGATATATTTAATGTCATAAAAAACAAAGCACGGAGTGGTTGCACCATAAAAATTATTGTGAATGATGATGATATCAATAAATCAACCATAGATTTTGATAAATTTAATGAAGATAACCTCGAAATTTTCAAGGTTAAATCTATTGGCAATTTAATGCACCATAAATTTTGTGTTATTGACAATAAAACTGTTATTTCTGGATCTTATAATTGGAGTAATAAAGCAGATTCAAATTTTGAAAACATCATTATAAACCAAAACGACAATGTTTTAGCTAGTCAATTTATTAATGAGTTTAATAATATCCTTCGCAAGCATTTTCCCGACCATACCATAAATAAGGCTGATGATCCATTTGATAAAATTATCTTGAGGATGGAGATATTAAAGAATCAAATACTTCTTGGTGATTCAAATGAGTTGAAAAATAATCTAGTTATAATTGAAGAGTACAATAAAACTTCAAATATTAATCTTGATAAGCTAATTGATTTAATAAAGAAAAAGAAATACACAAGGGCAAACATAGAAATACAAGATTTTATTTCAAATAGCAGAAAGCTTGTGTCATTTAATAATCCTATAATTTCTTCATTAGAGCTTGAAATTAAATATTTAGAAAATCAACTTACTGCTTTTGAGAGTGAGAGGATAGAACTAGAAAAAATAATATTAGAATTTCAAAATCGTCATGCCATAGAGCTCGGAGAAATAATACTTGAAATACTAAAACTTAAAAAAAATAAGCACAGGAACAATCAGGAAAAATTTAAACAAGCAGAAAGAGATGAAGAAAGATATCAAGAACAATATAATTTTGAAAAGAAAAATGAAATAATAAAATTATCCAATGAACAGAAATCAGAAATCAAAAAAAAATTTAGGAAAGCTACTTTCTTATGTCACCCTGATAAAGTAAATGATGAATTTAAGGAACTTGCTGAAGAATATTTTGTGAAATTAAAGAGTGCATATGACTTAAATGATTTAGGTAGAGTGTGTGAAATTCTAAGTGAATTAGAGAGTAATAATTTCTTAAAATTAAATTCTGAAAAAATCACTGAAGTTGATTTGCTTAATTTAAAAACATCCAAATTAAAGAGACAGATTGAACACATTCAAAATGAAATAATTTCAATTAAAAAAAGTAAAACATACCAAATCGTATATCAAATAAAGGATTGGGACGAATATTTTCAAGAAACAAAATTAAAACTCAAAAATGAACTTGATTATTTGAACAAAGAAATTAGTAATTCTTAA
- a CDS encoding aldo/keto reductase, with amino-acid sequence MEKNLNDGNRIPIVGFGTYKANEEEGIKSIQKSALTLGYRLIDTVAIYQNEEAVGKAIKARGVLREEIFVTTKLWRENLGYKQTRIALDESLRKLDLNYIDLYLIHWPANAINYKDWQKTNADTWRAMEELQAEGKIKSLGVSNFWPEHLEALFQTAKVSPSVNQIEFHPGYWQPQVTEFCKNHGIAVESWSPLARGKVFGNDLLIGLSKKYQKSVSQVCLRWIIQHDVIAIPKSSSPERIKENIDVFDFELSKEEMKKINELPQIGFSGELPNIWPERI; translated from the coding sequence ATGGAAAAAAATTTAAACGATGGCAATAGAATTCCAATTGTAGGTTTTGGCACCTATAAGGCAAATGAAGAAGAAGGAATCAAATCAATCCAGAAGAGTGCTTTGACTTTGGGTTATCGGTTAATCGATACTGTGGCAATTTATCAAAATGAAGAAGCCGTAGGTAAAGCAATCAAAGCTCGTGGAGTTTTAAGGGAGGAAATTTTTGTAACCACTAAGCTTTGGCGGGAGAATCTAGGATATAAACAGACTAGAATAGCCTTAGACGAATCGTTGAGAAAGTTAGATTTAAATTATATAGACCTCTATCTTATTCATTGGCCGGCTAATGCGATAAACTACAAGGATTGGCAAAAAACTAATGCTGATACATGGCGTGCCATGGAAGAGTTACAAGCTGAAGGAAAAATCAAATCTCTTGGAGTTAGTAACTTTTGGCCTGAACATCTGGAAGCCCTGTTTCAAACGGCCAAAGTAAGTCCCTCAGTGAATCAGATTGAGTTCCATCCCGGTTATTGGCAACCTCAAGTCACTGAATTTTGTAAGAATCACGGTATAGCTGTAGAATCATGGTCTCCTTTAGCAAGAGGAAAAGTCTTTGGTAATGACTTGCTAATAGGGCTTTCAAAAAAATATCAGAAATCCGTTTCACAAGTTTGCTTACGATGGATAATTCAACACGATGTCATCGCTATTCCGAAATCTTCATCGCCCGAAAGAATAAAGGAAAACATTGACGTATTCGATTTTGAACTATCTAAAGAAGAGATGAAAAAAATCAATGAACTTCCTCAAATAGGATTCAGTGGCGAGTTACCCAACATCTGGCCTGAGAGAATTTAG
- a CDS encoding Dabb family protein, with translation MNLIKKALIPMVLICSIVGTACKQEVKEEEENNKKEVTNKQDMEKQNKLLRHVVLFKFKDDAPAEEIEKLNQSFNALPKAIPEIQDFEWGINDSPENFHQDFTHCYMVTFESESDRDSIYTPHPNHQAFVASLQPYLEKVFVVDYWTNPK, from the coding sequence ATGAATCTTATCAAAAAAGCGCTGATTCCAATGGTACTGATATGTAGCATAGTAGGTACAGCCTGTAAACAAGAAGTAAAAGAAGAAGAAGAAAACAACAAAAAAGAAGTAACAAATAAACAAGATATGGAGAAACAAAACAAACTTTTGAGGCATGTTGTTCTATTTAAATTTAAGGATGATGCCCCTGCGGAGGAAATTGAGAAGTTAAATCAATCTTTTAACGCTTTGCCCAAAGCAATTCCTGAAATACAGGATTTTGAATGGGGAATAAATGATAGTCCAGAAAATTTTCATCAAGATTTTACCCATTGTTATATGGTAACGTTTGAATCTGAAAGTGATAGAGACAGCATATATACCCCACATCCAAATCACCAAGCGTTTGTAGCTAGCCTGCAACCCTATTTAGAAAAAGTCTTTGTGGTAGACTACTGGACTAATCCAAAATGA
- a CDS encoding sodium:solute symporter: protein MEFLDIAIIVLYFGIILWIAQWASKGKKDAAFSSVDYFLAGKNQGWFVIGASLFASNIGSEIILGVSGAGARGSMPMANFEILASLVLILFGWVFVPFYLRTGVYTMPEFLEKRYSKACRNYLSVISVLAYIITKISLIIFAGALVFEVLGIPFWTGAIITVVATGFYTVLGGLKAVIYTDMAQAFILILGTMGVVFFGLYELGGWNEMIRTIDMAANTSGNPPVDQFFNLWRSTDDTEYPWTGMLFGAPILGVWYWCTDQFIVQRALSAKDVSNARKGALFAGYLKLLPVFLFFLPGVIAYALMQKGMISFSMENADQALPTMITEFLPTGLKGLAIAGLLAALMSSLSSAFNSSSTLLTIDFYQKFKPEASEKDLVRFGRIATIVLVLLSLGWIPFMNALMGGGIFHYLQSIQAYIAPPIAAVFLLGLFYKWINARAAIVTLWTGFVIGMFRLVAEFMVNEGSLLLTDDSALSYFLDINFLHFALFLFLFCSAELMIISKLGTPQSLLLLEAVTFQKKKRTSFKWSTDVILTVVLIVLVLIIWFIFSPLGIGG, encoded by the coding sequence ATGGAATTTCTGGATATCGCGATCATCGTATTATATTTTGGCATCATTCTTTGGATTGCACAATGGGCATCAAAGGGAAAAAAGGATGCGGCCTTTTCGTCTGTCGATTATTTTTTGGCAGGTAAGAACCAGGGCTGGTTTGTCATAGGGGCTTCTTTGTTTGCCTCTAACATTGGTTCAGAAATTATTCTAGGAGTGTCCGGTGCAGGGGCACGGGGAAGCATGCCTATGGCGAATTTTGAGATCCTAGCTTCCTTGGTGTTAATCCTTTTCGGTTGGGTTTTCGTCCCGTTTTATTTACGCACAGGGGTGTACACAATGCCTGAATTTTTGGAAAAACGTTATTCAAAAGCCTGTCGTAACTATTTATCCGTTATATCCGTTTTGGCATATATCATCACCAAAATTTCACTTATCATCTTTGCCGGAGCGCTGGTCTTTGAAGTGTTGGGCATTCCGTTTTGGACGGGTGCAATTATTACGGTGGTGGCCACCGGATTTTATACGGTTCTAGGTGGACTAAAAGCTGTTATTTATACCGATATGGCGCAAGCTTTTATATTAATACTGGGCACTATGGGGGTGGTATTTTTCGGATTGTACGAATTGGGTGGCTGGAATGAAATGATACGCACCATCGACATGGCGGCAAACACATCTGGGAATCCACCTGTAGATCAATTTTTTAATCTGTGGCGATCTACCGATGATACTGAATATCCATGGACAGGGATGTTGTTCGGCGCACCAATCTTGGGAGTTTGGTATTGGTGTACCGATCAGTTTATCGTTCAACGTGCCTTATCCGCAAAGGATGTTAGCAATGCCCGAAAAGGGGCTTTGTTCGCGGGATACCTTAAACTGCTACCTGTATTTCTATTTTTTCTACCAGGAGTTATTGCCTATGCCCTTATGCAAAAAGGCATGATAAGTTTCTCTATGGAGAATGCAGACCAAGCCCTTCCCACTATGATTACAGAATTTTTACCAACCGGATTAAAGGGATTAGCTATTGCTGGCCTTTTGGCTGCTTTGATGAGTTCACTGTCTTCCGCCTTTAATTCCAGTTCCACTTTGCTGACCATCGACTTTTATCAGAAGTTCAAACCTGAGGCCTCTGAAAAAGATCTTGTTAGATTTGGTAGGATTGCCACAATAGTGTTGGTCTTGCTTAGTTTGGGCTGGATACCTTTTATGAACGCACTAATGGGTGGGGGTATATTTCACTATTTACAAAGTATTCAAGCCTATATAGCCCCGCCTATAGCGGCTGTTTTTCTGCTAGGCCTTTTTTATAAATGGATAAATGCCCGTGCCGCAATTGTTACTCTATGGACCGGTTTTGTAATAGGAATGTTTCGTTTGGTAGCAGAATTCATGGTCAATGAGGGTTCCTTGCTACTAACCGATGATAGTGCCTTGAGTTATTTTCTAGATATTAATTTCTTGCACTTTGCCTTGTTCCTTTTTCTTTTTTGTTCTGCCGAATTGATGATTATTAGCAAGCTGGGGACTCCACAATCCCTTCTATTATTGGAAGCTGTAACTTTTCAAAAGAAAAAAAGGACATCTTTTAAATGGAGCACTGACGTAATTCTAACTGTGGTATTGATTGTTTTGGTGTTGATTATTTGGTTCATTTTTAGCCCATTAGGGATTGGGGGATGA
- a CDS encoding phytanoyl-CoA dioxygenase family protein — MKNTAKAMVPGNEHKEIPGNPSTAKSSKAQLRNEAAVNSLKVLTLEQWKFWKENGYIVVKNAVSSEQAKKTAAFLWEFEEKDSNDKKTWYTKARAEIKMKELAGTGMVEVYNNQHLWNNRQAQRVYDAFSDIWGTERLWVTIDRANLNFPMRPGHEYKGFIHWDYDPETKPQNVQGVLALADQTDKDMGGFQCIPWLYRNYATWKLTQPEDRDHFKPDVADLEDKLVKVAMEAGDLLIFNSSQPHGIRPNTSEDQVRIAQYISMMPAQEEDKALRSWRTNSWKNSESPVGYAFPGDPRNWEQTKYERAELSDLGEKLLGLKDW, encoded by the coding sequence ATGAAAAATACAGCTAAGGCAATGGTTCCTGGCAACGAACACAAAGAAATTCCAGGGAACCCTTCTACTGCAAAAAGCAGTAAAGCGCAACTACGAAACGAGGCAGCTGTCAATTCACTTAAGGTCTTGACCTTGGAGCAATGGAAGTTTTGGAAAGAGAACGGTTATATAGTCGTTAAAAATGCAGTATCCTCAGAACAAGCTAAAAAAACGGCAGCATTTCTTTGGGAATTTGAAGAAAAAGACTCTAACGACAAGAAAACATGGTACACCAAGGCCCGGGCCGAAATAAAAATGAAGGAATTGGCAGGGACAGGAATGGTAGAGGTCTATAACAACCAACATTTATGGAATAACCGACAAGCGCAAAGGGTCTATGACGCTTTTAGCGATATTTGGGGAACCGAAAGATTATGGGTAACCATAGACCGAGCTAATTTGAATTTCCCTATGCGCCCTGGCCATGAATACAAAGGCTTCATTCATTGGGACTACGATCCAGAAACAAAACCTCAAAACGTACAAGGGGTATTGGCTTTGGCTGATCAGACCGATAAAGATATGGGAGGTTTTCAATGTATTCCATGGTTGTACAGAAATTATGCCACATGGAAATTGACACAACCGGAAGACAGAGATCACTTTAAACCAGATGTAGCGGACTTGGAGGATAAATTAGTGAAAGTTGCCATGGAGGCAGGAGACCTTTTAATCTTTAATAGTTCACAACCCCACGGCATTCGCCCAAATACATCCGAAGACCAAGTTCGAATAGCGCAGTATATTTCTATGATGCCCGCACAGGAGGAGGATAAAGCATTGAGGAGTTGGAGGACTAATTCTTGGAAGAACAGTGAGTCTCCTGTAGGCTATGCCTTTCCTGGGGATCCACGGAACTGGGAGCAGACAAAATATGAAAGAGCAGAATTATCGGATCTCGGGGAGAAATTATTGGGGTTGAAAGATTGGTAA
- a CDS encoding AraC family transcriptional regulator: MKVQLETITNKVNRSFSIIFDPRLNDLFFWHFHPEYELVYIEGADGPRHVGNHISNYQGSDLVLIGSNIPHLNFDYGVKTGYRKVVVHLKKELVETNFHKTPELILINTMFQKSKHGLVFKGKLKKELGVKLFALKGLEPTEQYLQLLEILRELSNSEKTELLHNRPYDNQVSDKDQKRISAIFAHIDNNYHHKIKLQDMAVLSHMTKEGFCRYFKKRTKYTFTEFLNRYRISQSKRDLMTGKSVSDACFASGFESLSYFNRIFKRITNENPREFRKKYA, encoded by the coding sequence ATGAAAGTTCAGTTAGAAACCATCACCAACAAAGTAAATAGATCGTTCAGCATCATCTTCGACCCAAGGTTGAATGATCTTTTCTTTTGGCATTTTCATCCAGAGTATGAACTGGTCTATATAGAAGGTGCAGACGGTCCCAGACATGTAGGCAATCATATTTCAAACTACCAAGGCAGTGATCTGGTATTAATAGGGTCGAACATTCCTCACTTAAATTTTGACTATGGAGTTAAAACGGGTTATAGAAAAGTTGTGGTTCATTTGAAGAAAGAGTTGGTAGAGACCAATTTTCACAAAACTCCAGAATTAATATTGATCAATACCATGTTCCAAAAATCAAAGCATGGCCTAGTCTTTAAGGGAAAACTAAAAAAAGAATTGGGAGTTAAATTGTTTGCATTAAAGGGCTTGGAACCTACAGAACAGTACCTGCAGCTGCTTGAAATATTACGTGAGCTATCTAATTCAGAGAAAACTGAGCTTTTACACAATCGGCCTTACGACAATCAGGTTAGCGATAAAGATCAGAAAAGAATCAGTGCGATTTTCGCTCATATCGATAATAATTATCACCATAAAATAAAACTTCAAGATATGGCTGTTCTCAGCCATATGACCAAAGAAGGGTTCTGCCGTTACTTTAAAAAAAGGACAAAATACACGTTTACCGAATTTTTGAACCGGTACCGTATTAGCCAATCAAAACGAGATCTAATGACGGGCAAAAGTGTGAGCGATGCCTGTTTTGCTTCGGGCTTTGAAAGCTTGTCGTATTTCAATCGTATTTTTAAGAGGATTACCAATGAAAATCCGCGTGAGTTCCGTAAAAAGTATGCTTAA
- a CDS encoding serine hydrolase domain-containing protein — MKYFKFLTLLLFLFTAENFYSQVDSTIDNKIDSFLNKLTDEEFSGTILVAKNGNITQKRAYGLASKELDVKNKTDTKFNIASITKTFTAVAILQLHEEGKIDLNTPIGNYLKDYPNEKVKNSVTISQLLTHTAGLPNFYVTNFLDECKFKFKDVKDFVPLFVNDSLLSEPGTEYNYDAAGYVLLGLIIEEITGNNYYDYLNQNIFRKAKMINTAAYDVDAIIENKANGYTFAGDTTKPLKNNVFYLSKASPGGFHYSTVEDLFNFNKALFSYKLINKVTVDLMIKPRIKGYNTHLGYGIDVDKRYNETILGHSGGWYGISGEIIYLPKSDYTITILSNVDSSIDSGKPMVSDFFKVLLAGNI, encoded by the coding sequence ATGAAATACTTTAAATTTTTAACACTTCTTTTATTTTTATTTACTGCTGAAAATTTTTATTCCCAAGTTGATTCTACCATAGATAATAAAATAGATTCCTTCCTTAACAAGTTAACTGATGAAGAATTTTCAGGGACAATTTTAGTAGCAAAAAATGGTAATATTACTCAAAAACGAGCTTATGGATTAGCGAGTAAAGAACTTGATGTAAAAAATAAAACTGACACAAAATTTAATATCGCATCTATAACAAAAACCTTTACTGCCGTTGCGATACTTCAATTACATGAAGAAGGGAAAATTGATCTAAACACACCGATAGGAAATTATCTAAAAGATTATCCAAATGAGAAAGTTAAAAATTCTGTAACCATCTCTCAGTTATTAACCCATACTGCAGGATTACCAAACTTTTACGTGACTAATTTTTTGGATGAATGTAAATTTAAATTCAAGGACGTAAAAGACTTTGTTCCATTATTCGTAAATGATTCCTTGCTTTCAGAACCGGGAACAGAATATAATTATGATGCCGCTGGATATGTATTACTCGGATTAATTATAGAAGAAATTACTGGAAACAATTACTACGACTATCTAAACCAAAATATTTTCAGAAAAGCTAAAATGATAAATACCGCTGCTTATGATGTTGACGCCATTATAGAAAATAAAGCAAACGGTTATACTTTTGCAGGAGATACAACTAAGCCTTTAAAGAACAATGTCTTTTACTTGTCAAAAGCATCTCCCGGGGGTTTTCACTATTCTACCGTTGAAGATTTATTTAATTTCAATAAAGCTCTTTTTAGCTATAAATTGATAAATAAAGTAACTGTGGATCTTATGATAAAGCCTCGTATTAAAGGATATAATACACATTTAGGTTACGGAATAGATGTAGATAAAAGGTATAATGAAACTATTTTAGGTCATAGTGGTGGATGGTATGGAATAAGTGGTGAGATAATCTACTTGCCAAAATCTGATTATACTATTACAATTTTATCAAATGTAGATTCGAGTATAGATTCAGGTAAACCAATGGTATCAGACTTTTTTAAAGTATTACTGGCAGGTAATATCTAA
- a CDS encoding transglutaminase domain-containing protein, translating into MRALFVWITNNITYDFELLESKKLKQEFYISQDSVIDKTLERKKAICSGYSLLFKKLCNDLDIQCEVVNGYSKQWLDSSISKNVSDHAWNAVKIDEKWFLIDATWASKNEDNTERDDFWFMTNPESFVYSHYPENEKWTLLENGLTKEDFDQLPSITDRSFFEDGIKILVPNKK; encoded by the coding sequence GTGCGTGCTTTATTTGTGTGGATTACGAACAATATTACTTACGACTTTGAATTATTAGAAAGTAAGAAACTAAAGCAGGAATTTTATATTTCACAGGACAGCGTTATAGATAAAACTTTAGAACGGAAAAAAGCAATTTGTAGTGGCTATTCACTTTTGTTTAAAAAACTTTGTAACGACCTCGATATACAATGCGAAGTTGTGAATGGATATTCAAAACAATGGCTTGATAGTTCTATTTCTAAAAATGTTTCTGACCACGCTTGGAATGCAGTAAAAATTGATGAGAAATGGTTTTTAATAGATGCAACTTGGGCAAGCAAAAATGAAGATAATACCGAAAGAGATGACTTTTGGTTTATGACTAATCCAGAATCCTTTGTGTATTCTCATTATCCTGAAAACGAAAAATGGACTTTGTTGGAAAACGGACTCACAAAAGAAGACTTTGACCAATTACCGTCAATTACTGACCGAAGTTTTTTTGAAGATGGAATAAAAATTTTAGTTCCAAATAAAAAATAA
- the tnpA gene encoding IS66 family insertion sequence element accessory protein TnpA has protein sequence MSKHEEMYKLVTEYQSSGLSSKAFSKERGISPSTFSYWIRKKKEEDHPGGFVEVDTGLKSSASAMEFIYPNGVKLQMSSPDLALIARLVKLY, from the coding sequence ATGAGCAAACACGAAGAAATGTACAAATTGGTAACGGAATATCAAAGTAGTGGCCTTTCGTCAAAAGCCTTTAGCAAAGAAAGAGGGATCAGCCCTTCTACTTTTAGTTACTGGATACGCAAAAAGAAAGAGGAAGATCACCCGGGCGGTTTTGTGGAAGTAGACACTGGATTGAAATCTTCAGCCAGTGCCATGGAATTTATTTACCCCAATGGGGTCAAGCTTCAAATGAGTTCACCGGATCTGGCATTAATTGCAAGGTTAGTAAAACTTTACTAA
- the tnpB gene encoding IS66 family insertion sequence element accessory protein TnpB (TnpB, as the term is used for proteins encoded by IS66 family insertion elements, is considered an accessory protein, since TnpC, encoded by a neighboring gene, is a DDE family transposase.), with amino-acid sequence MFSLGSSHCYHFYLKPCDMRKSFHGLSGLVRNELNREPTSGDVFVFLNRNRTHLKLLHWERGGFVLYYKRLERGSFTPPAIREGQTSFSWPQLVLMIEGITVKKSVQKLRYSH; translated from the coding sequence ATGTTCTCGCTAGGTTCTTCCCATTGTTATCACTTTTACCTCAAGCCCTGTGATATGCGTAAATCCTTCCATGGCCTAAGCGGACTGGTAAGAAATGAACTGAATAGGGAGCCCACAAGTGGCGATGTGTTCGTTTTTCTTAACCGGAATCGCACCCATCTGAAGCTCCTTCATTGGGAACGGGGCGGCTTTGTTTTATACTATAAACGCCTGGAGCGGGGAAGCTTCACTCCACCTGCAATAAGGGAAGGCCAGACTAGTTTCAGCTGGCCGCAACTGGTGCTGATGATCGAGGGTATTACGGTTAAAAAAAGTGTTCAGAAACTGCGCTATTCACACTAG
- a CDS encoding IS66-like element ISPto8 family transposase, translated as MQNALENLTKDQLLSLLQKKGKDVEKAHYKILDLEFQLAQYKRIVHGQKRERFEGDKDQMSLPFEMEPEIAQRQEEEVKEKLTYERRKRKSAHKGRVPLPQHLPVEEIKIYPEGDLSDMVCIGEEITEELEYEPSKYYIKRYIRYKYAPRNKEGVVIGALPERVIEKGIPGAGLLASILVDKYEDHLPLYRQLQRFKRADIPIASSTLEGWTRQSLKILDILYQHLLEDIRSKGYLQADESPIKVIDKKKKGTTHQGYYWVYHCPIDKTVLFDYQSGRSAQAAAHVLSGFKGYLQSDGYSVYDKIGKREGVTHLNCWAHARREFDKARDNDKLKAEIALTFIQKLYKVEAKARENNLNPKERKKLRLDESLGIIDEFGKWMVNQLKDHHILPKSTIGKAMSYSLNRWDQLSAYLYDGVLEIDNNLTENAIRKLALGRKNYLFAGSHDAAQRGAIMYSFFAICKKHEVNPYQWLKYTLENIMSINHKNIKDLYPQNYKKLQNT; from the coding sequence ATGCAAAATGCCCTGGAAAACCTTACTAAAGACCAACTTTTGAGCCTACTTCAGAAGAAGGGAAAGGATGTTGAAAAGGCACACTATAAGATCTTGGATTTGGAGTTTCAACTGGCTCAGTACAAACGGATTGTTCACGGACAGAAAAGAGAACGCTTCGAGGGTGATAAGGATCAAATGAGCCTTCCCTTTGAGATGGAGCCAGAAATAGCACAAAGGCAGGAAGAAGAAGTAAAGGAAAAGCTTACCTATGAGCGCCGAAAAAGGAAATCTGCTCATAAAGGTCGAGTACCGCTTCCGCAGCATCTTCCCGTGGAAGAAATCAAGATCTACCCTGAGGGCGATTTAAGCGATATGGTCTGTATTGGAGAAGAAATCACCGAGGAATTAGAATATGAGCCTTCCAAATATTACATCAAACGCTACATCCGCTATAAATACGCTCCTCGGAATAAAGAAGGAGTTGTAATAGGAGCGCTTCCAGAGCGAGTTATTGAAAAAGGAATACCGGGAGCCGGGCTTTTAGCTTCCATTCTGGTCGATAAGTATGAAGACCATCTCCCTCTTTACCGCCAGCTTCAGCGTTTTAAAAGAGCTGATATTCCTATTGCCTCTTCCACTTTGGAAGGCTGGACCAGGCAAAGCCTTAAAATATTGGATATTCTTTATCAGCATTTGCTGGAAGATATTCGGTCAAAGGGGTATCTCCAGGCCGATGAGTCCCCCATCAAAGTCATCGATAAGAAAAAGAAAGGCACCACCCATCAGGGATACTACTGGGTGTACCATTGTCCTATAGATAAAACGGTGCTTTTTGATTATCAGTCGGGGCGCAGCGCCCAGGCTGCAGCGCATGTATTATCAGGATTTAAGGGCTACCTGCAAAGTGATGGGTATTCTGTTTATGATAAAATTGGAAAACGCGAAGGGGTTACTCACCTTAATTGCTGGGCTCATGCCCGAAGGGAATTTGATAAAGCCCGGGACAATGATAAACTAAAGGCAGAGATAGCGCTTACTTTTATCCAGAAGCTCTACAAAGTCGAGGCTAAGGCACGGGAGAATAATTTAAATCCAAAAGAGCGAAAAAAGCTTCGGCTGGACGAGTCCTTGGGGATCATTGATGAATTTGGAAAATGGATGGTAAACCAGCTAAAGGATCACCATATCCTGCCAAAAAGCACAATAGGTAAAGCTATGAGTTACAGCCTGAACCGGTGGGACCAGCTCAGTGCCTATTTATATGATGGGGTTCTCGAGATAGATAATAATCTCACTGAAAATGCTATAAGAAAATTAGCTTTGGGACGTAAGAACTATCTCTTTGCAGGCTCTCACGATGCGGCACAACGAGGGGCAATTATGTATTCCTTCTTTGCAATCTGTAAAAAACACGAGGTGAACCCTTATCAGTGGTTAAAGTACACTTTGGAAAATATTATGTCCATCAACCACAAGAATATTAAAGATTTGTATCCCCAGAATTACAAAAAACTACAGAATACATAA